Proteins co-encoded in one Candidatus Methylomirabilota bacterium genomic window:
- a CDS encoding ABC transporter substrate-binding protein, with protein sequence MSRARAGLYRLAIAVLTATTLTSPAVAADTLNAYSIWPENWARPMLQEFEQATGIKVNFVRFSSGEALARVIAEKGNPQVDVLFGGPVETFAAGIKEGIFEPYKPPSFGSLPARFKQGEGYWVAIADDPLVFMTNAKFLKEASLKPPASWEDLLNPAYKGMLQMADARTSGTAVTRIFSIIEVNGRNEDKAFDYMKKLRRNVQVYTKSGGGGTLPVGLGQAGGGIFFIVDALDTKAKGYDVVISFPREGIGTSAEAIALLKGAKHPELGKKLIDWATSPAMQSLFAKHKINFVPASPEVKVEPSLAEVLKGAKIFPIDDAYAGANRKRVVDRWISEVLNAKE encoded by the coding sequence ATGTCACGTGCCCGCGCCGGGCTGTACCGGCTCGCCATCGCCGTCCTCACCGCCACCACGCTTACCTCGCCCGCCGTGGCCGCCGATACGCTCAACGCCTACTCGATCTGGCCGGAGAACTGGGCGCGGCCCATGCTCCAGGAGTTCGAGCAGGCGACGGGGATCAAGGTGAACTTCGTGCGCTTCTCTTCTGGTGAGGCGCTGGCCCGCGTCATCGCCGAGAAGGGCAACCCGCAGGTGGACGTGCTCTTCGGCGGCCCCGTCGAGACCTTCGCCGCCGGCATCAAGGAGGGCATCTTCGAGCCCTACAAGCCCCCTTCGTTCGGCTCCCTGCCCGCCCGCTTCAAGCAGGGGGAGGGCTACTGGGTCGCCATTGCCGACGACCCGCTCGTCTTCATGACGAACGCAAAGTTCCTCAAGGAGGCGAGCCTCAAGCCGCCGGCGTCGTGGGAGGACCTGCTGAACCCCGCCTACAAGGGCATGCTCCAGATGGCGGACGCGCGCACCTCGGGCACGGCGGTGACGCGCATCTTCTCCATCATCGAGGTCAACGGGCGGAACGAGGACAAAGCCTTCGACTACATGAAGAAGCTCCGGCGCAACGTGCAGGTCTACACGAAGAGCGGCGGCGGCGGGACGCTGCCGGTGGGCCTCGGCCAGGCGGGCGGCGGCATCTTCTTCATCGTGGACGCGCTCGACACCAAGGCCAAGGGGTACGACGTCGTCATCAGCTTCCCGCGCGAGGGCATCGGCACCTCGGCCGAGGCCATCGCGCTCCTCAAGGGCGCGAAGCACCCCGAGCTCGGCAAGAAGCTGATCGACTGGGCCACCAGCCCCGCCATGCAGAGCCTCTTCGCCAAGCACAAGATCAACTTCGTGCCGGCGAGCCCCGAGGTCAAGGTCGAGCCCTCCCTGGCGGAGGTGCTCAAGGGCGCCAAGATCTTCCCCATCGATGACGCCTACGCCGGCGCCAACCGCAAGCGCGTCGTGGACCGCTGGATCAGCGAGGTCCTGAACGCGAAGGAATGA
- a CDS encoding iron ABC transporter permease: MTAAVRRLGRDPALLVTVLVLWALLGLFVLFPLARLSWLAFFEGGRLSLGHVWSVLGDPNHRQAFANSLLLAALVGVGGTALGFLFAYTAARAGLGRWWLAALDAATLLPLVSPPFTTAIAMIFSFGPRGLITYHLLGIKGATAYGLHTTLFAETLTYFPIAYLTLRPILAAIDPNVEDMAFSLGSSRWRVFRTVTLPLAVPGFANAFLLLFAASLADFATPLILAGNSFPVLPTQAYLQITGLFDFRGGAVLSFALLVPAAAVYLLQRYWVGRGAYVTVTGKAGPATVIKSVAPWARRLLLAACAAVAVVIGYFYALLFYASVVMAFGANHALTWRHYHVIFTEGLKAIHDTLIIAGVGMPLGGLFGVLVGYLVARRRFPGRRAMELVSMINYALPGTIVGIAYLIAFNSPPLALTGTALIIVACYVFRYSPTGIRATVALLQQIDPSIEEASQGLGARSGMTFRRVTLPLILPAFFAGLGVVFIRSMTAISATIFLVSINWTLITVRILENMTELSLGPAAAFSVLVVAIVFVVMAAISWALRRLRSAGSLQVTSFLGG, translated from the coding sequence ATGACGGCCGCCGTGAGGCGGCTCGGGCGCGACCCCGCTCTCCTGGTGACGGTCCTCGTTCTCTGGGCGCTGCTCGGGCTCTTCGTCCTCTTCCCCCTGGCGCGCCTCTCCTGGCTTGCCTTCTTCGAAGGCGGCCGCCTCTCGCTCGGCCACGTTTGGAGCGTGCTCGGCGACCCCAACCACCGCCAGGCCTTCGCCAACAGCCTGCTGCTGGCGGCGCTGGTGGGCGTGGGCGGCACGGCGCTGGGCTTCCTCTTCGCCTACACCGCCGCGCGCGCGGGGCTCGGGCGCTGGTGGCTCGCGGCGCTCGACGCCGCCACGCTCCTGCCGCTCGTCTCACCGCCCTTCACGACGGCCATCGCCATGATCTTCTCCTTCGGGCCGCGCGGCCTCATCACCTATCACCTGCTCGGGATCAAGGGGGCGACCGCCTACGGGCTCCACACCACGCTCTTCGCGGAAACGCTGACCTACTTCCCCATCGCGTATCTCACGCTCCGGCCGATTCTCGCGGCGATTGACCCGAACGTGGAAGACATGGCGTTCTCCCTCGGGTCTTCGCGGTGGCGGGTTTTCAGGACGGTGACGCTGCCGCTGGCGGTGCCGGGTTTCGCCAATGCGTTCCTTTTGCTTTTCGCCGCCTCGCTGGCGGATTTCGCTACGCCGCTGATCCTGGCGGGCAACAGCTTCCCCGTGCTGCCGACGCAGGCGTATCTCCAGATCACGGGGCTCTTCGACTTCAGGGGCGGCGCCGTGCTGTCCTTTGCGCTCCTCGTGCCGGCGGCGGCCGTGTATCTCCTCCAGCGCTACTGGGTCGGCCGCGGCGCCTACGTCACGGTCACGGGCAAGGCCGGGCCCGCGACGGTCATCAAGAGCGTGGCGCCGTGGGCGCGGCGGCTCCTGCTCGCGGCGTGCGCGGCGGTGGCCGTGGTCATCGGCTACTTCTACGCGCTCCTCTTCTACGCTTCCGTGGTCATGGCCTTCGGCGCCAACCACGCGCTCACGTGGCGGCACTACCACGTGATCTTCACGGAAGGGCTCAAGGCCATCCACGACACGCTCATCATCGCGGGCGTGGGCATGCCGCTGGGCGGACTCTTCGGCGTCCTCGTGGGGTACCTCGTCGCGCGGCGGCGCTTCCCCGGGCGGCGGGCCATGGAGTTGGTCTCGATGATCAACTACGCCCTGCCCGGCACCATCGTCGGCATCGCGTACCTGATCGCGTTCAACAGCCCCCCGCTGGCGCTCACGGGCACGGCGCTCATCATCGTCGCCTGCTACGTCTTCCGCTACAGCCCGACGGGCATCCGCGCGACGGTGGCGCTCCTCCAGCAGATCGATCCCAGCATCGAGGAGGCCTCGCAGGGGCTGGGGGCGCGCAGCGGCATGACCTTCAGGCGCGTCACCCTGCCGCTCATCCTGCCCGCCTTCTTCGCGGGGCTCGGCGTCGTCTTCATCCGCTCGATGACCGCGATCAGCGCGACCATCTTCCTGGTGTCCATCAACTGGACGCTCATCACCGTGCGCATCCTCGAGAACATGACGGAGCTCTCGCTCGGCCCCGCCGCGGCCTTCTCCGTGCTGGTCGTCGCCATCGTCTTCGTGGTGATGGCGGCAATCTCCTGGGCGCTCCGGCGGCTCCGGTCTGCGGGCAGTCTCCAGGTCACGAGCTTCCTCGGTGGCTAG
- a CDS encoding ABC transporter ATP-binding protein, with amino-acid sequence MASPSPVAIRLEGVSKRFDHRVKGLVYAVRDVSLDVRPGELLTLLGPSGCGKTTTLRMIAGFQEPDAGRVWIGGQDVTGLMANQRNIGFVFQSYALFPHLTVFENVAYGLRVQRHAEREIARAVGEVLDLVGLAGYDRQMPHQLSGGEQQRVALARAIVVRPRVLLFDEPLSNLDARLRIQMRGEIQRLQKTLGITAVYVTHDQEEAMAISDRIAVMHQGVIVQEGSAETLYHRPASEFVAQFIGRTNLLRGRVTAAGDAGVEVEVEGHRFSVAADGPRPAVGASVTLVLRPESIAISTAGAGLRGTVVSRTFLGEKVEYHVRVGGETLHVTDYGAGGSRLLAPGGAVTLDVPATGVWILEGGA; translated from the coding sequence GTGGCTAGCCCCTCCCCCGTCGCGATCCGGCTCGAGGGCGTCTCCAAGCGCTTCGACCACCGCGTCAAGGGCCTAGTCTACGCCGTCCGCGACGTGAGCCTGGACGTGCGTCCGGGAGAGCTGCTGACCCTTCTCGGCCCCTCCGGGTGCGGCAAGACCACGACGCTCAGGATGATCGCGGGCTTCCAGGAACCCGACGCCGGGCGCGTGTGGATCGGCGGCCAGGACGTGACGGGCCTCATGGCCAACCAGCGGAACATCGGCTTCGTCTTCCAGAGCTACGCGCTCTTCCCCCATCTCACCGTCTTCGAGAACGTCGCCTACGGCCTGCGCGTCCAGCGGCACGCCGAGCGCGAGATCGCCCGCGCGGTCGGCGAGGTGCTGGACCTCGTCGGGCTCGCCGGCTACGACCGCCAGATGCCTCACCAGCTCTCGGGCGGCGAGCAGCAGCGGGTGGCGCTGGCTCGGGCCATCGTCGTGAGACCCCGGGTCCTGCTCTTCGACGAGCCGCTGTCGAACCTCGACGCGCGGCTCCGCATTCAGATGCGCGGCGAGATCCAGCGACTCCAGAAGACGCTCGGCATCACGGCGGTCTACGTCACCCACGACCAGGAGGAGGCCATGGCGATCTCCGACCGGATCGCCGTCATGCACCAGGGCGTCATCGTCCAGGAGGGCAGCGCAGAGACGCTCTACCACCGTCCCGCCTCGGAGTTCGTGGCCCAGTTCATCGGCAGGACGAACCTCCTGCGCGGTCGCGTGACGGCCGCGGGAGACGCCGGGGTCGAGGTCGAGGTCGAGGGCCACAGGTTCAGTGTGGCGGCGGATGGCCCGCGGCCCGCCGTCGGCGCGTCCGTCACGCTCGTGCTTCGTCCCGAGTCGATCGCCATATCCACCGCCGGGGCCGGCCTGAGAGGGACGGTCGTGTCACGCACTTTCCTCGGTGAGAAGGTCGAGTACCACGTGCGCGTGGGCGGCGAGACCCTGCACGTGACGGACTACGGCGCGGGCGGTTCCCGGCTCCTCGCCCCGGGCGGGGCCGTCACCCTCGACGTGCCCGCGACCGGCGTCTGGATTCTCGAGGGCGGAGCGTGA
- a CDS encoding crotonase/enoyl-CoA hydratase family protein yields the protein MSVRVEQNGAVGIVIIDRPERKNAVDGHTARALAEAFRAVEADPATRAAVLWGAGGTFCAGADLKVLGSEGSRIKPTGDGPMGPTRMLLSKPVIAAVSGYAVAGGIELALWCDLRVMEETATFGVFCRRWGVPLVDGGTIRLARLIGMSRALDLVLTGRPVGAAEAERIGLANRVVPEGQAREAAEALAQEIAAFPPNCVISDRRSVYETFGMDLGAALAREFELGKATIDSGESFEGAARFAGGAGRHGAPAS from the coding sequence ATGTCAGTCCGGGTCGAGCAGAACGGGGCTGTGGGCATTGTCATCATCGACCGCCCCGAGAGAAAGAACGCCGTGGACGGGCACACCGCCCGCGCCCTGGCCGAGGCCTTTCGAGCGGTGGAGGCCGATCCCGCCACGCGCGCGGCCGTGCTCTGGGGAGCGGGCGGTACCTTCTGCGCGGGCGCCGATCTCAAGGTCCTCGGCAGCGAGGGCAGCCGGATCAAGCCGACGGGCGACGGCCCGATGGGCCCGACGCGCATGCTGCTCTCCAAGCCCGTCATCGCCGCGGTCTCCGGCTACGCCGTCGCGGGCGGCATCGAGCTGGCGCTCTGGTGCGATCTCCGCGTGATGGAGGAGACGGCGACCTTCGGCGTCTTCTGCCGGCGCTGGGGCGTGCCGCTCGTGGATGGCGGGACGATCAGGCTCGCGCGGCTGATCGGCATGAGCCGCGCGCTCGACCTGGTCCTGACCGGCAGACCGGTGGGAGCGGCCGAGGCCGAGCGCATCGGCCTTGCCAACCGCGTCGTGCCTGAGGGACAAGCGCGTGAGGCGGCCGAGGCGCTCGCGCAGGAGATCGCCGCTTTCCCGCCCAACTGCGTCATAAGTGACCGCCGCTCCGTCTACGAAACCTTCGGGATGGACCTCGGAGCCGCCCTCGCGCGGGAGTTCGAGCTGGGCAAGGCCACCATCGACTCGGGAGAGAGCTTCGAAGGCGCAGCACGCTTCGCCGGTGGCGCGGGGCGTCACGGCGCCCCGGCGTCCTGA
- a CDS encoding gamma carbonic anhydrase family protein: MLLEHEGRRPSIHASAYVAPNATVSGDVTIGPECRILFGAVLTAEGGPVILGSRCVVMEQAVLRGTKTHPLRLGDHVLVGPHAHLSGCTVEDNVFVATGASVFNGARIGARSTVRINGVVHIKTVLAPDTVVPIGWVAVGDPARILPPNAHDEIWAVQGPLNFSKTVFGLDPAPAGQSNMPERMRRYAAALGRHLHDRILDRQGSPDF; this comes from the coding sequence ATGCTCCTCGAACACGAAGGCCGGCGTCCAAGCATTCACGCGAGCGCCTACGTCGCCCCCAACGCGACGGTGTCGGGCGACGTGACGATCGGGCCGGAGTGCCGCATCCTCTTCGGTGCGGTGCTGACCGCCGAGGGCGGCCCCGTGATCCTGGGCTCGCGCTGCGTCGTGATGGAGCAGGCGGTCCTGCGCGGCACGAAGACCCATCCGCTCCGGCTCGGCGACCACGTCCTGGTCGGCCCCCACGCGCATCTCTCGGGCTGCACCGTCGAGGACAATGTGTTCGTCGCCACCGGCGCCTCCGTCTTCAACGGCGCACGGATCGGCGCGCGGAGCACGGTCCGCATCAACGGGGTCGTCCACATCAAGACAGTCCTCGCCCCCGACACCGTCGTGCCCATCGGCTGGGTTGCCGTGGGCGACCCGGCGCGGATCCTCCCGCCCAACGCGCACGACGAGATCTGGGCCGTACAGGGGCCGCTGAACTTTTCGAAGACCGTCTTCGGACTCGATCCCGCGCCGGCCGGACAGAGCAACATGCCGGAGCGGATGCGCCGCTACGCGGCAGCCCTCGGCCGCCACCTTCACGATCGAATCCTCGATCGCCAAGGCTCCCCCGACTTCTAG